From Melopsittacus undulatus isolate bMelUnd1 chromosome 19, bMelUnd1.mat.Z, whole genome shotgun sequence, a single genomic window includes:
- the SEMA6B gene encoding semaphorin-6B, whose amino-acid sequence MPACGDRSRYRGVNPARVCTERSGVRAGSGGCPPAPGDTMRPPPPRPPLVLLLLLWVQGGARGTFPEEPGPIAVAPQDYVKHYPVFVGHGMSRSPGPEVGGPQRLNIQRILKVNRTLFIGDRDNIYRVSLEPTGATEMRYHRKLTWHSNQHDISICRMKGKHEAECRNFIKVLLVRSKNLLFVCGTNAFNPVCANYSMDTLEPVGDNISGMARCPYDPKHANVALFTGGMLFTATVTDFLAIDAVIYRSLGDSPTLRTVKHDSKWFKEPYFVHAVEWRSHVYFFFREIAMEFNYLEKVVVSRVARVCKNDMGGSQRVLEKQWTSFLKARLNCSVPGDSHFYFNVIQAVTDILELDGRPVVLAVFSTPANSIPGSAVCAFDMTQVAAVFEGRFREQKSPESIWTPVPEDMVPKPRPGCCASPGMRYNSSSSFPDEILNFVKTHPLMDEAVPAMGNAPWILRTMSRYQLRKIVVDTAAGPWGNHTVVFLGASTGTVLKFLIQPNASSSPAPAIPGSQSIFLEEFETYQPGRCGRDTADERRLLGLELDKAAGSLLLAFPPCVARVPVARCQQHSGCMKNCLGSQDPYCGWTPEGSCIFLEPSPRVAFEQDITGGSTSHLGECEGLVTESFVDEPDGLVSVNLLVISSVAAFVIGAVISGFSVCWFIGHRDRKELARRKDKETILAHSESVVSVSRLGERRARSGQPGALLAPLMPNGWPKDLGKVAQHDLDSGVLPTPEQTPLQQKRCPGALQNCTWEQSHNIINAALRDPGGSGTTGTGRLHAGSARPARGIPLSCHAILVDQELEAELSDSSGDGHWGREPQEGPRTRQHPPAGTRRAPRSSYGDFSGTPHPSPERRRVVSAPGGEGGDFTKGPPWHPDQLNFNANNGTGRTGAHLKRNHTFNSGEGAYGRHGSGARAPSTGPPRALTDLQHLLRYGVERTPSGK is encoded by the exons CAGCGGTGGGTGCCCACCCGCGCCGGGGGACACCATGAGGCCGCCGCCTCCCCGCCCccccctggtgctgctgctgctgctctgggtgcAGGGGGGGGCCCGAGGCACCTTCCCCGAGGAGCCCGGTCCCATCGCTGTGGCCCCCCAGGACT ACGTGAAGCACTACCCCGTGTTCGTGGGGCACGGCATGAGCCGCTCGCCCGGCCCTGAAGTGGGGGGCCCCCAGCGCCTCAACATCCAGCGCATTCTCAAGGTCAACAGGACCCTCTTCATCGGGGACAg GGACAACATCTACCGCGTCAGCCTGGAGCCCACTGGAGCCACTGAGATGCGCTACCACCGG AAGCTGACATGGCACTCGAACCAGCATGACATCAGCATCTGCAGGATGAAAGGGAAACACGAG GCAGAGTGCCGCAACTTCATCAAGGTGCTGCTGGTGCGGAGCAAGAACCTGCTCTTCGTCTGCGGCACCAACGCCTTCAACCCGGTCTGCGCCAACTACAGC ATGGACACACTGGAGCCTGTCGGGGACAACATCAGCGGCATGGCACGGTGTCCCTATGACCCCAAGCACGCCAATGTGGCCCTCTTCACAG GGGGGATGCTCTTCACCGCCACTGTCACCGATTTCCTGGCCATCGACGCCGTCATCTACCGCAGCCTTGGGGACAGCCCAACCCTCCGCACCGTCAAACACGACTCCAAATGGTTCAAAG AGCCTTACTTTGTGCACGCCGTGGAATGGAGGAGCCACGTCTACTTCTTCTTCCGGGAGATCGCCATGGAGTTCAACTACCTGGAGAAG GTGGTGGTGTCCCGGGTGGCCCGGGTGTGCAAGAACGACATGGGGGGCTCACAGCGGGTGCTGGAGAAGCAGTGGACGTCCTTCCTCAAGGCCCGGCTCAACTGCTCCGTGCCGGGAGACTCCCATTTCTACTTCAACGTCATCCAAGCCGTGACCGACATCCTGGAGCTGGACGGGCGCCCCGTGGTGCTCGCTGTCTTCTCCACGCCTGCCAACAG CATTCCTGGTTCGGCCGTCTGTGCCTTTGACATGACCCAAGTGGCTGCTGTCTTCGAGGGACGTTTCCGGGAGCAGAAGTCACCCGAGTCCATCTGGACGCCCGTGCCCGAGGACATGGTGCCAAAACCCCG CCCCGGGTGCTGCGCTTCCCCCGGGATGCGCTAcaactcctccagctccttcccGGATGAGATCCTCAACTTCGTCAAGACACATCCACTGATGGACGAGGCAGTGCCGGCAATGGGCAACGCACCCTGGATCCTGCGCACCATGAGCCg ATACCAGCTCCGCAAGATCGTGGTGGACACCGCGGCAGGGCCGTGGGGCAACCACACCGTGGTGTTCCTGGGCGCCAGCACTGGCACCGTCCTCAAGTTCCTCATCCAGCCCAACGCCAGCTCCAGCCCCGCGCCTGCCATTCCCGGCAGCCAGAGCATCTTCCTGGAGGAGTTCGAGACCTACCAGCCTGGGAG GTGTGGCCGGGACACGGCAGACGAGCGGcggctgctggggctggagctggacaAGGCAGCAGGGTCCCTGCTCTTGGCCTTCCCACCCTGCGTGGCCAGGGTGCCGGTGGCGCGATGCCAGCAGCACTCGGGCTGCATGAA GAACTGCCTCGGGAGCCAGGATCCCTACTGTGGATGGACACCGGAGGGCTCCTGCATCTTCTTGGAGCCCAGCCCCAG GGTTGCCTTTGAGCAGGACATCACCGGCGGCAGCACATCCCATCTGGGCGAGTGCGAGG gGCTGGTGACAGAGAGCTTCGTGGACGAGCCGGACGGGCTGGTGTCGGTGAACCTGTTGGTGATCTCCTCCGTGGCCGCCTTCGTCATCGGCGCCGTCATCTCGGGCTTCAGCGTGTGCTGGTTCATCGGGCACCGGGACCGCAAGGAGCTGGCGCGGCGCAAGGACAAGGAAACCATCCTGGCTCACAGCGAGTCCGTGGTGAGCGTCAGCCGCCTGGGCGAGCGCCGGGCGCGCAGCGGCCAACCCGGCGCCCTGCTGGCCCCGCTCATGCCCAACGGGTGGCCCAAGGACTTGGGGAAGGTCGCCCAGCACGACCTGGACTCGGGGGTGCTGCCCACGCCGGAGCAGACCCCGCTGCAGCAGAAGCGCTGCCCCGGAGCGCTCCAGAACTGCACTTGGGAGCAGAGTCACAACATCATCAACGCCGCGCTGCGGGACCCCGGTGGCTCCGGTACCACCGGCACCGGGCGGCTCCACGCCGGCTCTGCCCGCCCGGCCCGCGGCATCCCCCTCTCCTGCCACGCCATCCTGGTGGATCAGGAGCTGGAGGCTGAACTCAGCGACTCCTCGGGGGACGGACATTGGGGTCGGGAGCCTCAAGAGGGTCCCCGCACCCGGCAGCACCCCCCCGCCGGCACCCGCCGTGCCCCCCGCAGCTCGTACGGTGACTTCTCCGGCACACCGCACCCCAGCCCCGAGCGCCGCAGGGTGGTTTCGGCACCCGGGGGGGAAGGGGGTGACTTTACCAAGGGGCCTCCTTGGCACCCTGACCAGCTGAACTTCAACGCCAACAACGGCACGGGCCGCACCGGCGCCCACCTCAAGAGGAACCACACGTTCAACAGCGGTGAGGGTGCTTACGGGAGACACGGCTCAGGGGCACGGGCCCCCAGCACCGGCCCCCCGCGGGCCCTGACGgacctgcagcacctcctgcgCTACGGCGTGGAGCGGACTCCCTCGGGGAAATAG
- the LRG1 gene encoding leucine-rich alpha-2-glycoprotein — translation MMAPARILLLVLALLPPGPAEPCSPLPNATRFVCTEPTLRSLPAGLPRTTIAISVEFTALAALSPSALVPVPHLQELHLSSNRLETLPAALLRPVPALRVLDLTDNRVLDLPPDTFSSSRHLQHLVLRGNRLRALRPAWFQHLPRLLWLDLGANALAALPPGAFQPLRSLRSLDLSRNLLAALPPGALEGLGALERLDLEGNRLLTLPPAAFAPAPALRLLFLQENELRELPPRIFLPLRHLRVLDLARNRLRALELPPRGPGPALDLDLSGNPWHCGCALRALLRSAAPLLAAAADTRCASPAHRRGQEVAALSGAGAEGCEHKGDGQQSPGP, via the coding sequence ATGATGGCACCGGCCCGGatcctgctgctggtgctggctctgctgccgCCGGGCCCCGCCGAGCCCTGCTCCCCGCTGCCCAACGCCACCCGGTTCGTCTGCACCGAGCCCACGCTGCGCTCCCTCCCCGCGGGGCTGCCGCGCACCACGATCGCCATCTCGGTGGAGTTCACGGCGCTCGCTGCCCTCTCGCCCTCCGCGCTGGTGCCGGTGCCgcacctgcaggagctgcacctCTCCTCCAACCGCCTGGAAACGCTGCCCGCGGCCCTGCTGCGCCCCGTGCCCGCGCTGCGCGTCCTCGACCTGACCGACAACCGCGTGCTCGACCTGCCCCCCGacaccttcagcagcagccGGCACCTCCAGCACCTGGTGCTGCGGGGGAACCGGCTGCGGGCGCTGCGCCCCGCATGGTTCCAGCATCTTCCCCGCTTGCTCTGGCTCGACCTGGGGGCCAACGCGCTGGCGGCGCTGCCACCGGGGGCTTTCCAGCCCCTGCGCTCCCTGCGGAGCCTGGATCTGTCCCGCAACCTCCTCGCGGCGCTGCCGCCGGGAGCcctggaagggctgggggcGCTGGAGCGGCTCGACCTGGAGGGGAACCGGCTCCTGACGCTGCCCCCCGCAGCCTTCGCTCCCGCACCCGCCCTGCGCCTCCTGTTCCTGCAGGAGAACGAGCTGCGGGAGCTGCCCCCCCGCATCTTCCTCCCCCTGCGCCACCTCCGTGTCCTGGACCTGGCCAGGAACCGGCTGCGGGCGCTGGAGCTGCCCCcccgcggccccggccccgcgcTGGACCTGGACCTTTCGGGCAACCCCTGGCACTGCGGGTGCGCGCTGCGGGCGCTGCTGCGGAGCGCGGCCCCGCTGCTCGCCGCTGCCGCCGACACCCGCTGCGCCAGCCCCGCGCACCGCCGggggcaggaggtggctgcgctgagcggggccggggccgagGGCTGCGAGCACAAGGGGGACGGGCAGCAGTCGCCGGGCCCATAG